The following are encoded in a window of Helicobacter sp. 'house sparrow 1' genomic DNA:
- a CDS encoding outer membrane family protein, translating to MLRFFLSIMVLICCLGDFIVAQDTDARTIEEAFKQGYLNGHVGSYAQQASNREPTFVDLNMSLAYQTLRYRGYKIGMEAWLNAKLFEQNVGGFSRNKDIFTITNLYGDFYNQYEKFGIRVGRYQIDEEWITHNTEGISVDYDGLNNISLNFTWAFRNAYTENYYNSGFRKMYRVVGAMLLRGAIDIPNFPLTITPYFYFAPGVFFTAAFKASTNLPLPHSIYFKASTDFVSYIQDKGWYGPNAGAGFLFMLDSSVYWNGLEGGMGFSATDSDGASRIDAFGQHTVFERPVGMFWGDAITVYGFLKYEMKSYFKVHAAIRNTFISGKNIFNWEIKTSGTPLKKLSGLELGIAAIGMDNKSEAVDYFGGKEYILIRGFVQYKF from the coding sequence TTAATGGTCATGTTGGCTCATATGCTCAACAAGCCTCAAATAGAGAACCTACATTTGTTGATTTAAATATGTCATTGGCTTATCAAACTCTTCGTTATAGGGGATATAAGATAGGTATGGAAGCTTGGTTAAATGCTAAGCTATTTGAGCAGAATGTTGGGGGATTTTCTAGAAATAAAGACATTTTTACAATAACAAATTTGTATGGGGATTTTTACAATCAATATGAAAAATTTGGAATAAGAGTAGGTAGATATCAGATTGATGAGGAATGGATAACTCATAACACAGAAGGTATAAGTGTAGATTATGATGGATTAAACAATATTTCTTTAAACTTTACTTGGGCTTTTAGAAATGCTTATACAGAGAACTACTATAATAGTGGTTTTAGAAAAATGTATCGCGTGGTTGGTGCAATGCTTTTAAGAGGTGCAATTGATATTCCTAACTTTCCCCTAACAATAACCCCTTATTTTTATTTTGCACCAGGAGTCTTTTTTACCGCGGCTTTTAAGGCTTCTACAAATCTACCTTTACCACATTCCATTTATTTCAAAGCGAGTACCGATTTTGTCTCATACATCCAGGATAAAGGGTGGTATGGACCCAATGCTGGAGCTGGCTTCTTATTTATGCTAGATAGCTCAGTGTATTGGAATGGTTTGGAAGGAGGAATGGGTTTTTCAGCTACTGATTCTGATGGTGCTTCAAGGATTGATGCATTTGGGCAACATACAGTTTTTGAAAGACCTGTAGGGATGTTTTGGGGGGATGCAATCACAGTTTATGGTTTTCTTAAATATGAGATGAAAAGCTATTTTAAAGTACATGCAGCAATAAGAAATACTTTTATTAGTGGGAAGAACATCTTTAACTGGGAGATAAAAACTTCCGGGACACCACTTAAAAAGCTAAGTGGTTTGGAATTGGGTATTGCAGCAATTGGTATGGATAATAAGAGCGAAGCTGTAGATTATTTTGGGGGCAAAGAGTATATTCTTATTCGAGGGTTTGTTCAATATAAATTCTAA
- a CDS encoding WD40 repeat domain-containing protein, with product MFKNHKILKFLNPILGIGDNQDNLILVDNSYGVFFYSFESQKLIFGKRTLRDKQKHHIYSKAIFCSKDNRVLIPGVGSAECKLYAIEDERLVVKKSIKSHRADISCSTFSPDLKFFATGGEDGRVFVYTEDAKFYTMCPVQPDYISCIVFDNKSHFIAFGTFEHKLLLYDLKAFDFILELDTPSVVVDILFFDDDGKIFYICQEGESGILDLTSKQEKINKVYDAWLHRCILSNDGKYAYIVGRDDKLRIHNLEENKNFVEINLPEKGVSFIYSVKNHICICFVSGKVFFIDTLYKRDVFTQLLDTKSYEEARIFAQENNIFLKLDLNYKKLREENWKEVLEDVIKLFGSNQVDQALSIAEPYLEDPKINKEFKRYLTHKKVLCEFLDSIEAGLYQKAYQIADQQKGLKKTKAFEDLEKYFEKILAASKKMLESDYGHQIYRVKKLLEPFMQIPEKRDRIHILFHHFTQYSSLVNMLKNHQYKEAYEICQKNPFLKVTRAYAKVLNFYNEILQYLQNHILIAKGNEEIEEKMNILQEIDLFKEEADSLKVFYEMQDKMQKAFKDRLYKDCYKILEDFPLLISSETYLEIEEFFLKTFKKAMDLAQSGKTGEVYELLKEYFMLEKWKSRIDTTFQIAYYYEIKAIDSQKQNDLQVALKNYISYFGKSSELKELCIIEGIKETLEQLGEVKPRSIEYKKSIFER from the coding sequence GTGTTTAAAAATCACAAAATTTTAAAGTTTTTAAACCCAATTTTAGGTATAGGTGACAATCAAGATAATTTGATACTTGTTGATAATTCCTATGGGGTGTTTTTTTACTCTTTTGAAAGTCAAAAATTGATTTTTGGAAAAAGAACTCTACGTGATAAGCAAAAGCATCATATTTATTCTAAAGCCATTTTTTGTTCAAAAGACAACAGGGTTTTGATCCCAGGTGTTGGCAGTGCAGAATGCAAGCTTTATGCGATTGAGGATGAGAGATTGGTGGTAAAAAAAAGCATAAAATCTCATAGAGCTGATATTAGCTGTTCTACCTTTTCTCCTGATTTGAAATTTTTTGCCACAGGGGGTGAAGATGGTAGGGTTTTTGTATATACCGAAGATGCAAAGTTTTATACGATGTGTCCAGTTCAGCCTGATTATATTTCTTGCATTGTTTTTGATAATAAATCTCACTTTATAGCTTTTGGGACTTTTGAACATAAACTACTGCTTTATGATTTAAAAGCCTTTGATTTTATCTTAGAGCTTGATACACCAAGTGTGGTTGTGGATATTCTTTTTTTTGATGATGATGGGAAGATTTTTTATATTTGTCAAGAGGGTGAGAGTGGCATTCTTGATTTAACAAGCAAGCAAGAAAAGATAAATAAGGTTTATGATGCTTGGTTGCATCGGTGTATTTTAAGCAATGATGGAAAATATGCATATATTGTAGGTAGAGATGATAAGTTGCGGATTCATAATCTTGAAGAAAACAAGAATTTTGTAGAGATAAATTTGCCTGAAAAAGGAGTGAGTTTTATTTATAGCGTGAAAAACCATATTTGTATTTGCTTTGTTAGTGGAAAAGTATTTTTTATTGATACCTTATATAAAAGAGATGTTTTCACTCAGCTCTTAGATACAAAAAGCTATGAAGAGGCAAGGATTTTTGCGCAAGAAAACAATATTTTTTTAAAACTTGATTTAAATTATAAGAAGTTAAGAGAGGAAAATTGGAAAGAAGTTTTAGAAGATGTTATCAAGCTTTTTGGAAGCAACCAAGTTGATCAGGCATTAAGTATTGCAGAACCTTATTTGGAGGATCCAAAAATTAACAAAGAGTTTAAGAGATATCTAACACATAAAAAGGTATTGTGTGAGTTTTTGGATTCAATTGAAGCAGGTTTGTATCAAAAAGCCTATCAAATTGCAGATCAACAAAAAGGATTGAAAAAAACTAAGGCTTTTGAAGACCTTGAAAAGTATTTTGAAAAAATACTTGCAGCATCAAAAAAGATGCTAGAGAGTGATTATGGCCATCAAATTTATAGGGTTAAAAAGCTTTTAGAGCCATTTATGCAAATTCCTGAAAAAAGAGATAGAATCCATATTTTATTCCATCATTTTACTCAATATAGTAGTTTGGTAAATATGTTAAAAAATCATCAATATAAAGAGGCATATGAAATTTGTCAGAAAAATCCATTTTTAAAAGTAACGCGGGCATATGCTAAGGTATTGAATTTTTATAATGAGATTTTACAGTACTTGCAAAATCATATTTTGATTGCAAAGGGAAATGAAGAGATTGAAGAAAAAATGAATATTTTGCAGGAGATTGATTTATTTAAAGAAGAAGCAGATTCTCTAAAAGTTTTTTATGAGATGCAAGATAAAATGCAAAAAGCTTTTAAAGATAGGCTCTATAAAGATTGTTATAAAATTTTGGAGGACTTTCCATTGCTAATTTCTTCAGAAACCTATCTTGAGATTGAGGAGTTCTTTTTAAAAACCTTTAAAAAGGCAATGGATTTAGCACAATCTGGAAAGACTGGAGAGGTTTATGAGCTATTGAAAGAATATTTTATGTTGGAAAAATGGAAGAGTAGAATTGATACAACCTTTCAAATTGCTTATTATTATGAGATTAAAGCAATTGATTCTCAAAAGCAAAATGATCTTCAGGTAGCTCTTAAAAATTATATTTCTTATTTTGGAAAGAGTAGTGAGCTCAAGGAGTTATGTATAATAGAGGGCATCAAAGAGACTCTAGAGCAATTAGGAGAAGTTAAACCAAGAAGTATAGAATATAAAAAATCAATTTTTGAAAGGTGA
- the ispG gene encoding flavodoxin-dependent (E)-4-hydroxy-3-methylbut-2-enyl-diphosphate synthase yields the protein MQKRYTTKSIQIGNVKIGGDSPISVQSMTFTKTMDIQATLEQIQRLYFAGADLVRVAVSDEKDANALAELKKLSPLPIIADIHFRYKLALIAAESVDAIRINPGNIGSKDRIKAVANACKSRNIPIRIGVNGGSLEKEFEIKYGATPKGMVESALYNIKLLEDFGFEDIKISLKSSDVQKTIEAYRMLRPLVDYPFHLGVTEAGTLFHSAIKSSIALGNLLLDGIGDTIRVSITGELEEEIKVARAILQYSGRQKSGITIVSCPTCGRIEADLVSMVKEVEKRIAHIKVPLQVSVMGCAVNALGEAKHADVAIAFGNKSGLIIKEGKILCKLPENKLLEAFIQEVEKVAKEKENLS from the coding sequence ATGCAAAAGCGCTACACAACAAAAAGCATCCAAATTGGAAATGTAAAAATTGGAGGAGATTCTCCAATAAGTGTTCAAAGTATGACCTTCACAAAAACAATGGATATACAAGCCACATTAGAACAGATACAACGGCTTTATTTTGCAGGTGCAGATCTTGTCAGAGTGGCAGTAAGTGATGAAAAAGATGCAAATGCACTAGCAGAGTTAAAAAAACTCTCTCCCTTACCAATTATTGCTGATATCCATTTCCGCTATAAGCTTGCATTGATTGCAGCAGAAAGCGTAGATGCAATCCGAATCAATCCTGGTAATATTGGAAGCAAGGATCGCATCAAAGCTGTTGCCAATGCCTGTAAATCTAGAAATATTCCAATTAGAATAGGTGTTAATGGAGGAAGCTTAGAAAAGGAATTTGAAATCAAGTATGGAGCAACCCCCAAGGGAATGGTAGAATCTGCACTTTATAATATAAAACTTCTAGAAGACTTTGGATTTGAAGATATAAAAATTTCCTTAAAATCAAGTGATGTTCAAAAAACAATTGAAGCCTATAGAATGCTAAGACCTCTTGTTGATTATCCCTTTCATCTTGGAGTTACAGAAGCTGGAACACTCTTTCATTCGGCAATCAAAAGCTCCATAGCACTGGGAAATCTATTATTAGATGGAATTGGAGATACAATCCGTGTTTCTATCACAGGAGAACTTGAAGAAGAAATCAAAGTTGCAAGAGCCATCCTGCAATATAGCGGAAGACAAAAATCAGGAATAACTATTGTATCTTGTCCAACTTGTGGAAGAATTGAAGCAGATCTTGTTTCAATGGTAAAAGAGGTAGAAAAAAGAATTGCACATATAAAAGTTCCTCTTCAAGTGAGCGTGATGGGATGTGCTGTTAATGCTCTAGGAGAAGCAAAACACGCTGATGTTGCAATTGCCTTTGGCAATAAGAGTGGGCTAATCATCAAAGAAGGAAAGATACTCTGCAAATTACCAGAAAATAAATTATTAGAAGCTTTTATACAAGAAGTGGAAAAAGTAGCAAAAGAAAAAGAGAATCTAAGCTAA